A section of the Dehalobacter sp. DCM genome encodes:
- a CDS encoding helix-turn-helix domain-containing protein produces MYQRLRDLREDRDLNQQALADLLNVSQTTYSRYESGTLDIPSVSLIKLAEFYETSVDYLLGLTDKRKPYR; encoded by the coding sequence ATGTACCAACGACTAAGAGACCTAAGAGAAGATCGCGACCTCAATCAGCAGGCACTTGCTGATTTGCTTAATGTCAGCCAAACCACCTATTCGCGGTATGAAAGCGGGACTTTGGACATTCCCAGTGTTTCGCTGATTAAGCTTGCTGAATTTTATGAAACGAGTGTAGATTATCTGCTCGGGCTTACCGATAAGAGGAAGCCTTACCGCTGA
- a CDS encoding cysteine hydrolase family protein, whose translation MQKKALVIIDIQNDITKNYKDIIDNINKAIDWAVHNHIHVIYIRHENLSAGTRTFKPNTQGSELASDLKIVSKNVFTKYKGNALSSEEFTDFISKNEIGDFYITGADAALCVKSTCYNLCKANYGVNVLSDCITSYDKRKIDEMLRYFESKGSKIIRLNDLLSNHIDSLG comes from the coding sequence ATGCAAAAAAAAGCCTTAGTAATCATTGATATTCAAAATGATATAACCAAGAATTATAAGGATATTATTGACAATATCAATAAAGCGATTGATTGGGCCGTCCATAATCATATTCATGTTATTTATATACGGCATGAAAATTTATCAGCCGGCACGAGGACTTTTAAACCCAATACACAGGGGTCTGAATTAGCTTCAGACTTGAAAATAGTATCAAAAAATGTATTTACAAAATACAAAGGAAACGCCTTAAGCAGTGAAGAGTTTACAGACTTTATTAGTAAAAATGAAATAGGTGATTTCTACATAACAGGAGCAGATGCTGCTCTATGTGTTAAATCAACCTGTTACAACTTGTGCAAAGCAAATTATGGTGTTAATGTCCTATCCGATTGCATTACCAGTTATGATAAAAGGAAAATTGACGAAATGCTGCGCTATTTTGAAAGTAAAGGCAGTAAAATCATTCGTTTAAATGACTTGTTATCGAATCACATCGATTCACTTGGATGA
- a CDS encoding BRO family protein translates to MTEIESYSEKTFEAIKHFTTEGIEFWYARELKVVLEYQQWRRFNEVIDKAKIACQNSGNILSDHFANVGKMVDIGSGAEREIEDIMLSRYACYLIVQNGDSRKKVIAIGQTYFAVKTRQQELISHVEVIDAGIQTAFYVCSSK, encoded by the coding sequence ATGACTGAGATAGAAAGTTATTCTGAAAAAACTTTTGAGGCCATCAAACATTTTACTACAGAAGGTATTGAGTTTTGGTATGCCAGAGAGTTAAAGGTTGTATTGGAATATCAACAATGGCGCAGGTTTAATGAAGTCATCGATAAAGCAAAAATTGCCTGCCAAAACAGCGGTAATATTTTGTCTGACCATTTTGCCAACGTTGGCAAAATGGTTGATATCGGTTCAGGTGCTGAACGAGAGATAGAAGATATAATGCTTTCCCGGTATGCGTGTTATTTAATTGTTCAAAATGGAGACTCTCGAAAAAAAGTGATTGCAATTGGACAAACTTATTTTGCCGTAAAGACACGTCAGCAAGAATTAATTTCACATGTGGAGGTGATTGACGCCGGGATCCAGACTGCTTTTTATGTTTGCTCATCCAAGTGA
- a CDS encoding HD domain-containing protein — protein MQNHIITYTKVIFYPLNPIKEDIKIEDIAHAQSLMTRANGHCSHFYSVAQHSLNCYKEAKARECSERVQLACLLHDASETYISDITRPVKQHLPDYIAIESRLQAMIYDRFGLGDLTETELAQIDDIDDTLLYYEFEVLMDYPIFEHIPQKAAEHQFTYEDHANVEKEYISVFQRLTGMKNKKSR, from the coding sequence TTGCAAAATCACATCATTACCTACACCAAAGTTATATTTTACCCGCTCAATCCCATCAAAGAGGACATAAAAATCGAAGATATTGCCCACGCCCAGTCCTTGATGACCAGAGCTAACGGTCATTGCAGCCATTTTTATTCAGTGGCTCAGCATTCCTTGAACTGCTATAAAGAGGCAAAAGCTCGGGAATGTTCGGAACGGGTCCAACTCGCGTGCCTCTTGCATGATGCCAGTGAGACTTATATTTCCGATATAACGCGCCCGGTCAAACAACATTTGCCTGATTATATTGCCATTGAATCCAGATTGCAGGCGATGATTTATGACCGGTTTGGTTTAGGGGATTTGACCGAAACGGAGTTAGCACAGATTGATGACATTGACGATACCTTGCTCTATTATGAATTTGAAGTGCTCATGGATTATCCGATTTTTGAACACATTCCGCAAAAGGCTGCGGAACATCAATTTACTTATGAAGATCACGCCAACGTTGAAAAAGAGTATATCTCTGTCTTTCAAAGATTGACAGGGATGAAAAATAAAAAAAGTAGATGA